The following coding sequences are from one Armatimonadota bacterium window:
- a CDS encoding PD40 domain-containing protein, which yields MKKLYGPVLIALAITPLMFSLGCSCTERMSSSKSEEVTGAVWNQPNASAAQGVSEDGKIAYTSGRDGNDNIYIMNLDGSGRTRLTNHEEADWSPAFSPEREKIVFVSERGGDSDIYLMNTDGTGLQRLTSGVGRNGEPSYSPDGSLIVFMSDRDGDWEIYVMKPDGSGARRLTNNLVYDAEPTFSSDGSKIAFVSGTVPTFDIYTMNADGTDITQLTNNAAVDWQPAFSPDGSMIVFASERDGNQEIYTMNSDGTDQRRVTHDEANDLYPVFSADGSEIKFVSSRSRGYRIYSINLDGTAIVPATGIRHSDSDPSFSMQLKKEMTGERMSGRR from the coding sequence ATGAAGAAGCTGTACGGACCGGTCTTGATCGCACTTGCAATCACGCCATTGATGTTTTCGCTTGGGTGTAGTTGCACAGAGAGGATGTCGTCGAGCAAGAGCGAGGAAGTTACAGGGGCGGTTTGGAACCAACCAAATGCCAGTGCGGCACAGGGCGTATCTGAGGATGGCAAGATCGCATATACGTCGGGCCGCGACGGAAACGACAATATCTACATCATGAATTTAGACGGCTCTGGTCGGACTCGGTTAACCAATCATGAAGAAGCCGACTGGTCGCCTGCGTTCAGCCCTGAACGCGAGAAAATCGTGTTCGTTTCAGAAAGGGGCGGTGACAGTGATATCTACTTGATGAACACAGACGGAACAGGATTGCAGCGCCTGACGAGCGGTGTGGGAAGGAATGGAGAACCGTCGTACAGCCCCGATGGTTCACTGATCGTGTTCATGTCGGATCGAGACGGTGACTGGGAAATCTACGTGATGAAACCGGATGGCAGCGGAGCGAGGCGATTAACGAACAACTTAGTCTATGATGCAGAACCTACGTTCAGTTCAGATGGATCGAAGATAGCATTCGTGTCTGGTACGGTACCGACTTTTGACATCTATACAATGAATGCTGACGGGACGGACATAACACAGTTGACCAACAATGCAGCGGTCGATTGGCAGCCCGCCTTCAGCCCAGATGGCTCAATGATTGTATTTGCGTCCGAGCGCGATGGGAACCAAGAAATCTACACGATGAACTCGGACGGCACGGATCAGCGGCGCGTCACGCATGATGAGGCAAATGACCTGTATCCTGTCTTCAGTGCCGACGGCTCGGAAATCAAGTTTGTATCCTCCAGGTCTCGCGGTTACAGAATCTACTCGATCAACTTGGACGGTACGGCTATTGTGCCCGCGACGGGCATCAGGCACAGTGATTCGGATCCATCCTTCTCGATGCAGCTAAAAAAAGAAATGACCGGCGAACGAATGTCTGGGCGGCGGTAG
- a CDS encoding RNA polymerase sigma factor: protein MSGSITQSDAMVEEAVDIDFPEARRLYQSLVFAFVSRRVRPVEEAEDVTAEVFANAFRHWKRRKGEPRLWLLGIARRKIADSYRRRKDWSIRGSEEPSADLFAEFVANFVSQQAMRALFSLPDEERDALSMQVLEEMSIAEIAEVIGRTYPATNSLLQRARNRVRDYSGRATEGETK, encoded by the coding sequence GTGAGCGGATCAATAACACAGAGTGATGCGATGGTCGAGGAGGCCGTCGACATCGACTTTCCTGAGGCGCGGAGGCTGTACCAGTCGCTGGTGTTCGCCTTCGTCTCACGCCGGGTCAGGCCGGTCGAAGAGGCCGAGGACGTGACGGCGGAGGTCTTCGCCAACGCGTTCCGGCACTGGAAGAGAAGGAAGGGCGAACCGCGTCTCTGGCTGCTAGGAATCGCACGGCGCAAGATTGCCGATTCGTACCGCAGGCGAAAAGACTGGTCGATCCGCGGTTCGGAAGAGCCATCGGCGGACCTATTCGCAGAGTTCGTCGCAAACTTCGTGTCGCAGCAGGCGATGCGGGCGCTCTTTTCACTTCCAGACGAGGAGCGAGACGCGCTGTCGATGCAAGTGCTCGAGGAGATGTCCATCGCTGAGATCGCCGAGGTGATTGGCAGAACCTACCCAGCCACCAACAGCCTTCTTCAGCGCGCGCGAAACCGCGTCCGTGACTATTCCGGGCGTGCGACCGAAGGAGAAACGAAATGA
- a CDS encoding XdhC family protein, producing the protein MRDVLPALQRWADAGDKFALATVVRTWGSSPRAVGSVMGVRADGATCGSVSGGCIESAVIEDAMQALSSGEARRLHFAHITDEMAWEVGLSCGGEVDVWIDCLPADRDRKLWDELVAKLEHDEPCVLATLYDPFRQLLWTPGQDGTEIQAAYDARRSQEVEIDGKKWFCNVLSCRDRLVIIGAVHIAQSLVGFAKAVGFETVVIDPRTAFAQNERFKTEPDKMIAKWPKEALESVAINEDTYAVVLTHDPKIDDAALEILLRSPVAYIGALGSRTTQAKRRNSLAAKGFTDEELDRIRGPVGLKIGANSPEEIALSIIAEIVQVKRSRG; encoded by the coding sequence ATGCGCGACGTTCTACCCGCGCTACAGCGTTGGGCGGACGCAGGCGATAAATTTGCGCTTGCGACGGTCGTTAGGACGTGGGGGTCGTCGCCCCGTGCGGTCGGCTCAGTCATGGGCGTTCGCGCAGACGGTGCGACTTGCGGTTCTGTGAGCGGCGGGTGCATCGAGTCCGCCGTCATCGAAGACGCCATGCAGGCTCTGAGTTCGGGAGAGGCACGACGACTGCACTTCGCACACATCACTGACGAGATGGCGTGGGAAGTCGGCCTGTCGTGCGGCGGTGAGGTGGACGTCTGGATCGACTGCCTGCCTGCGGATCGCGACCGGAAGCTCTGGGACGAGCTGGTCGCAAAGCTTGAGCACGATGAACCGTGTGTGTTGGCAACTCTGTACGATCCCTTTCGTCAGCTCTTGTGGACGCCCGGTCAGGACGGCACGGAAATTCAAGCGGCGTACGACGCCCGCAGGAGCCAGGAGGTTGAAATCGACGGGAAAAAGTGGTTTTGCAACGTCCTCTCTTGCCGTGATCGGCTCGTCATCATCGGTGCAGTTCACATCGCGCAGTCGCTCGTAGGTTTTGCGAAGGCGGTCGGTTTTGAGACCGTCGTCATCGATCCGCGGACTGCGTTCGCGCAGAATGAACGGTTCAAGACCGAGCCGGATAAGATGATCGCAAAGTGGCCGAAGGAGGCACTGGAGAGCGTTGCCATCAACGAAGACACGTACGCGGTAGTTCTCACGCACGACCCGAAGATCGACGATGCGGCTCTTGAGATTCTGCTGCGCAGCCCGGTCGCGTACATCGGAGCGCTCGGAAGCCGGACGACTCAGGCCAAACGGCGCAATAGCCTCGCGGCCAAAGGTTTCACAGACGAAGAGCTTGATCGCATCCGCGGCCCGGTCGGGCTTAAGATCGGAGCGAACAGCCCGGAAGAGATCGCGCTCAGCATCATTGCTGAAATCGTTCAGGTAAAAAGATCGCGTGGTTAG
- a CDS encoding nucleotidyltransferase family protein, with translation MVSAVVPAAGISRRMGGPNKLLLPWHGETVLRAVVDTLLFCELEVVVVTGRDAEDVAEEVPPARTVFNPEFAQGLGCSIAVGVEACRPGIPILIALGDMPRLDPEVVLSIVARWQQEPDDAIIAPVYSAEPDRYGHPVLFGPPYRDALLALSGDEGARSIVKANRERLVTIDVEGSLTGIEVPADIAP, from the coding sequence GTGGTTAGCGCAGTCGTTCCTGCGGCGGGCATTTCCCGGCGAATGGGAGGACCGAACAAGCTGCTCCTCCCTTGGCATGGCGAGACTGTGCTGCGGGCGGTCGTGGACACTCTGCTCTTCTGCGAGTTGGAGGTCGTAGTCGTAACGGGGCGCGATGCGGAAGACGTTGCAGAGGAGGTCCCGCCAGCGCGCACGGTGTTCAATCCGGAGTTTGCTCAGGGGCTTGGCTGCTCGATAGCCGTCGGCGTCGAGGCGTGCCGACCGGGGATTCCAATCCTCATCGCTTTGGGCGACATGCCTCGTCTTGATCCAGAGGTCGTTCTCTCGATCGTGGCTCGCTGGCAGCAGGAGCCGGACGACGCGATCATCGCACCGGTGTATTCTGCGGAGCCGGATCGTTATGGCCATCCGGTGCTGTTCGGGCCTCCGTACCGCGACGCGCTGCTGGCCTTGTCGGGCGACGAAGGCGCTCGCTCGATCGTCAAGGCGAACCGCGAGCGGCTGGTGACTATCGACGTCGAAGGCTCGTTGACCGGGATCGAAGTCCCTGCCGACATCGCGCCTTAA
- a CDS encoding PEP-CTERM sorting domain-containing protein has product MKMTRRIKLALAGLAVLALPTLGSAQNLLIEGGFETDNVVPLAGIVNPLQPGLWGVEVAVRDTGPTNGIIPYKGSWMLKMDDDNLTQTQAFQFVDISNRGAQGILEVEAWYNSDATAADIRLKLHYFQTANDWGNPLSVDSRAMVLDNDASTWQGLYYRSAIPGPATWVGVEVAFTNASIGANSGFVDNASLQLIPEPASMIALGIGLAALAARRRRK; this is encoded by the coding sequence ATGAAAATGACACGTAGGATCAAACTTGCTTTGGCCGGCTTGGCGGTCCTTGCGCTTCCAACGCTCGGGAGCGCGCAAAACCTCCTAATAGAGGGAGGGTTTGAGACTGATAACGTCGTACCCCTTGCGGGCATTGTGAACCCGCTCCAGCCTGGACTCTGGGGAGTCGAGGTAGCCGTTCGTGACACGGGTCCGACCAACGGCATCATTCCTTATAAGGGCAGCTGGATGCTCAAGATGGATGACGATAACTTGACCCAAACGCAGGCCTTTCAATTCGTTGACATTTCCAACAGAGGCGCCCAAGGCATCTTGGAAGTGGAGGCCTGGTACAACTCGGACGCTACCGCCGCTGATATAAGGCTCAAACTGCATTATTTTCAGACCGCCAACGACTGGGGCAACCCGTTGAGCGTAGACAGTCGGGCCATGGTCTTGGACAATGACGCGTCCACCTGGCAAGGGCTGTACTACCGTTCGGCGATCCCTGGGCCTGCCACCTGGGTCGGGGTCGAGGTTGCTTTTACCAACGCCTCGATCGGAGCTAACTCCGGGTTCGTGGACAACGCTTCGCTCCAGCTCATTCCGGAGCCCGCCTCGATGATCGCGCTCGGCATCGGCCTCGCAGCGCTCGCCGCGCGGCGACGCCGAAAGTAA
- a CDS encoding VOC family protein has translation MLAVQSVETSSRYYQDVLGFEETLAVGDDWRFLSHGSCRIMLGQCVDEVPAGETGNHSYFAYWDVDDAAAIYESWKEKGAEILKPLTDESWGQREFTVRTPDGHRITVGEDIA, from the coding sequence GTGCTCGCAGTGCAGAGCGTCGAGACCAGCAGCCGCTACTACCAAGACGTCTTGGGTTTCGAGGAGACGCTGGCAGTCGGCGACGACTGGCGATTCCTCTCGCATGGCTCGTGCCGTATCATGCTGGGCCAGTGCGTGGACGAGGTCCCTGCGGGCGAGACAGGGAACCATAGTTACTTCGCCTATTGGGACGTCGACGACGCGGCTGCAATTTATGAGTCCTGGAAAGAGAAAGGGGCAGAGATACTCAAGCCGCTCACGGACGAGTCCTGGGGGCAGCGCGAATTCACCGTGCGCACGCCCGACGGCCACAGGATTACAGTAGGAGAGGACATCGCTTAG
- a CDS encoding DUF2158 domain-containing protein gives MNEQTDIKAGDTVRLKSGGPTMTVDSIGDYMGSRLANCIWFSGTKKQTGQFAPDSLEKSAE, from the coding sequence ATGAACGAACAAACGGACATTAAAGCAGGCGACACAGTTCGATTGAAGTCAGGCGGCCCAACGATGACCGTCGACAGTATCGGGGACTACATGGGGAGTCGGCTAGCTAACTGCATCTGGTTTTCCGGAACGAAAAAGCAAACTGGGCAGTTCGCTCCCGATTCACTCGAAAAGAGTGCCGAGTAA
- a CDS encoding PD40 domain-containing protein: MKKLYGLVLIALAVSSPQGSARQDADTGKEGELKIAFASMRDGNSEIYVMNADGSGQTNLTNNAAYDGYPAFSPDGSKIAFHSKRVGDDDMSIYIMNADGSGLTNLTNSAARDWSPAFSPDGSKIVFVSSHGDYGADVYVMNADGTGRTNLTNSPAWDGQPGFSPDGSKIAFRSSRDGFYNIYVMNADGTEQTNLTFSEDVEFQPVFSPDGSKIAFMTRRDDNADIYVMNTDGKGLKRLTNNAAVDSSPAFSPDGSKIAFVSERDGNREIYLMNADGTGQTRLTKNEADDDSPSFALLPKKN, encoded by the coding sequence GTGAAGAAGCTGTACGGCCTGGTTTTGATTGCACTAGCGGTCTCGTCGCCGCAAGGCAGCGCTCGGCAAGATGCTGACACTGGCAAAGAAGGGGAACTCAAGATCGCGTTTGCATCAATGCGCGACGGCAACAGCGAGATCTACGTCATGAACGCGGACGGTTCCGGGCAGACGAACCTGACGAACAACGCGGCCTACGATGGATATCCTGCGTTCAGCCCAGACGGCTCTAAGATCGCGTTTCATTCCAAGCGCGTCGGCGACGACGACATGAGTATCTACATCATGAACGCTGACGGCTCTGGGCTGACGAATCTGACGAACAGCGCGGCTAGGGATTGGTCTCCTGCGTTCAGCCCCGACGGGTCGAAGATTGTGTTTGTGTCCAGCCACGGCGATTACGGCGCGGACGTCTACGTGATGAACGCGGACGGCACAGGGCGGACGAACCTGACGAACAGCCCAGCCTGGGATGGTCAGCCGGGGTTCAGTCCGGACGGCTCGAAGATCGCGTTCAGGTCCTCACGCGACGGCTTCTACAATATCTACGTCATGAATGCGGACGGCACCGAGCAGACGAATCTGACGTTCAGCGAGGATGTCGAATTTCAGCCTGTGTTCAGCCCTGACGGATCGAAGATCGCGTTTATGACCAGGCGTGACGACAACGCGGATATCTATGTCATGAACACCGACGGCAAAGGGCTGAAGCGGCTGACGAACAACGCTGCGGTCGATAGCTCTCCTGCGTTCAGCCCTGACGGTTCGAAGATTGCATTTGTCTCGGAACGTGACGGCAACCGTGAGATCTACCTTATGAACGCTGACGGCACGGGGCAGACGCGGCTGACGAAAAACGAGGCCGACGATGATAGTCCCTCCTTCGCGCTCCTTCCGAAGAAGAACTGA
- a CDS encoding VWA domain-containing protein, translating into MIGSIVVSLALLEALQSSPVTPGQLISPPQREGEAVRVLPLKSTDVTVDIAGLAARVTIVQTFTNPYWTPIEAVYTFPMRSSAAVNRMRMKIGERIIEGEIKRAEEARRIYEAAKAAGQAAALLDQERPNIFTQSVANIMPGEEVRIEISYVDVLDYEDGEYEFVFPMVVGPRNAMNAADPNAIVPPIIPKATRTGSNISIMVKLDAGADLDRVTSQLHAIDVKRRGLANFEISLARKDEIPNRDFILNWRPGGDGLQESFLTHATGGHGSFCLTILPPRHVTAQQIQPREVIFVIDQSGSQSGFPLEKSKELTLAMIDTLRPEDRFNVVTFTTGVDTLWPEPVPNNRERVNEAKQFIQGLVADGGTDFIPALTATIKSPPRDGRLRLIVFNTDGYVGDDFAILNLIKENRDNARLFTFGIGNSVNRFLIDGMSAEGRGGSEIVTLGTDVGPTIDRFIQRTQSPILTDVHIQVEGGRVHDLTPELVPDLFSYGPLVVFGRYEKPGPAKITIVGKLGGKPWTRTIDVNFPIAGDSGSGITTVWARKKLDDMMREDWMAGRRSLGGDDTYEPRTEAMIRHALKFGIMSQWTSFVAVEKRVINIGGKQRTVRVPVEMADGVSMGGTFDDGLRLTMGAPAMYGAQGVTGTNWQYQRGTVTAGARRSQFRRSGGGGVATRKSSLSGKAMFGLELSDLDMETGLPRPEFKIHKDIRDKKSGKIEVQVLVSEWPEDWKKLLKEAGFKLEDSDEGLKVVFGTIDAKMLLELAKLEFVTEIRPLED; encoded by the coding sequence ATGATTGGGTCAATCGTTGTGTCGTTGGCGCTGTTGGAAGCGCTTCAGTCTTCGCCCGTTACTCCAGGACAGCTAATCAGCCCCCCTCAGCGAGAGGGTGAAGCGGTCCGCGTCCTTCCGCTCAAGAGCACGGACGTCACCGTGGACATCGCCGGACTAGCCGCGCGGGTCACCATCGTCCAAACGTTCACCAACCCGTATTGGACGCCTATCGAGGCCGTCTACACCTTCCCGATGAGGTCTAGCGCCGCAGTCAATCGTATGCGCATGAAGATCGGCGAGCGCATCATCGAGGGCGAGATCAAGCGCGCCGAAGAGGCGCGGCGGATTTATGAGGCGGCCAAGGCCGCCGGCCAGGCAGCAGCGTTGCTCGACCAGGAACGCCCCAACATCTTCACGCAGTCGGTCGCGAACATCATGCCCGGCGAAGAGGTTCGGATCGAGATCAGCTACGTCGACGTGCTGGATTACGAGGACGGCGAGTACGAGTTCGTGTTCCCGATGGTCGTCGGCCCGCGCAACGCGATGAACGCCGCCGATCCGAACGCGATCGTTCCTCCGATCATTCCTAAAGCCACGCGCACCGGCAGCAACATCTCGATCATGGTGAAGCTCGACGCGGGAGCAGACCTCGACAGAGTGACTTCGCAGCTGCACGCGATAGACGTAAAGCGGCGGGGACTGGCCAACTTTGAGATCAGCCTCGCCCGCAAAGACGAGATTCCCAACCGAGATTTCATCTTGAATTGGCGACCCGGCGGCGACGGGCTGCAAGAGAGCTTTCTGACGCACGCAACGGGCGGACACGGCAGCTTCTGCCTGACGATCCTCCCGCCAAGGCACGTGACCGCGCAGCAGATTCAGCCGCGAGAGGTGATCTTCGTCATCGATCAGAGCGGCAGCCAATCGGGCTTCCCGCTTGAGAAGTCGAAGGAGCTGACGCTGGCGATGATCGACACCCTGCGGCCCGAGGACCGGTTCAACGTCGTCACGTTCACCACTGGCGTGGATACGCTGTGGCCGGAGCCGGTACCGAACAACCGCGAGCGAGTCAACGAGGCGAAACAGTTTATTCAGGGGTTGGTGGCTGACGGCGGAACGGATTTCATTCCGGCGTTGACGGCTACGATCAAGAGCCCTCCTCGAGACGGTCGCTTACGCTTGATCGTTTTCAACACCGACGGTTACGTGGGCGACGATTTCGCGATTCTCAACTTGATCAAGGAGAATCGGGACAACGCACGCCTGTTCACGTTCGGGATCGGCAACTCCGTCAACCGGTTCTTGATCGACGGAATGAGCGCCGAAGGGCGGGGCGGTTCCGAGATCGTCACGCTCGGCACGGACGTCGGACCGACGATCGACCGGTTCATCCAGCGCACTCAGAGCCCGATCCTAACCGATGTTCACATCCAGGTCGAGGGTGGCAGGGTTCACGATCTAACGCCGGAGCTTGTGCCCGATTTGTTCAGCTACGGCCCACTAGTCGTGTTCGGCAGGTACGAAAAGCCCGGCCCCGCGAAGATCACGATCGTCGGCAAGCTCGGCGGCAAGCCTTGGACGCGAACGATCGACGTGAACTTCCCAATCGCCGGCGACAGCGGCTCGGGCATCACAACGGTCTGGGCTCGCAAGAAGCTCGACGACATGATGCGCGAGGATTGGATGGCCGGACGAAGGTCGCTGGGCGGTGATGACACTTATGAGCCGAGGACAGAGGCGATGATTCGTCACGCTCTCAAGTTCGGGATCATGTCGCAGTGGACGTCGTTCGTCGCGGTCGAAAAGCGCGTGATCAACATCGGCGGCAAGCAGCGCACGGTCCGCGTGCCGGTCGAGATGGCAGACGGCGTGAGCATGGGCGGTACGTTCGATGACGGCTTGCGCTTGACGATGGGCGCTCCTGCAATGTATGGCGCTCAGGGAGTAACGGGCACGAATTGGCAGTATCAGCGTGGGACTGTGACCGCTGGTGCCAGACGATCTCAATTCCGAAGAAGTGGCGGAGGCGGCGTGGCCACCAGGAAATCCTCGCTGAGCGGCAAAGCCATGTTTGGGTTGGAATTGAGCGACCTCGATATGGAGACCGGGCTTCCACGACCCGAGTTCAAGATCCACAAAGACATCCGTGACAAGAAGTCCGGAAAGATCGAGGTTCAGGTGCTCGTCAGCGAGTGGCCCGAGGACTGGAAGAAGCTGCTGAAGGAAGCTGGCTTCAAGCTCGAGGACTCCGACGAAGGACTGAAGGTGGTGTTCGGCACGATCGACGCCAAGATGCTGCTCGAACTCGCCAAGCTCGAGTTCGTCACCGAGATCAGGCCGCTCGAGGATTAA
- a CDS encoding xanthine dehydrogenase family protein molybdopterin-binding subunit, which yields MIQTTQLSRRTFLQVVGVGGAGLALGCYTGPALAAGSDAESLIANAFVMVDPDGKVTITVARSEMGQGVRTSMAMIVAEQMDADWKHVVVVQAPGDGAKYGSQRTWGSQSTLSQYDRLSDMGAAARVMLTAAAAKKWDVEPATCRTDACIVYHDASGRSATYGELTEDAAKMPIPEEPKLKDKSEFKIIGQPLLRVDNQDVVTGKAIYTQDVQIPGAVHAVIERCPAFGGKLISFDDSAARKVDGVLDVIEVSNGVAVIAEHTWAAFQGRDALDIEWDLGPNATLDSAEINRRLRAEVKEHPSVPAGSKLVDATYDFPYLAHFTMEPQNAIAIVKAGSCEIWAPSQAPDMLQQNVSRSLDLPIEAVTIHVPLLGGGYGRRGRGDFAMEAVEVSKKIAKPVKLQWSREDDTRHDYYRPQSHHSLRGAVSAGRPVAWNHQMIKAGGRGGRGGAAPIPYAIEGASMVTGSAASSVPTGAWRAVDHGMIGPAVECFIDEMAVAAGKDPYEFRRDNLREMFNRDGTKDERMLNILNLVAEKSDWGKSMGENRGQGIACFDGYGCRIAHVVEVTINEYDEIKVDRVTIAIDPGLAINPKGVEAQLEGCCIDAISATLLAKITIRDGGVVEADPNDYLWARMYDSPKIEVHMINDTARPGGMGETGFPSMPAAIANAVFAATGKRVRKFPIVLDELV from the coding sequence ATGATCCAGACCACACAACTCAGCAGGCGGACGTTTTTGCAGGTCGTTGGTGTCGGCGGCGCGGGCCTCGCGCTCGGTTGCTACACGGGCCCTGCGCTTGCGGCAGGTAGCGATGCAGAATCGCTGATTGCCAACGCGTTCGTCATGGTCGATCCCGACGGCAAGGTGACGATCACCGTCGCGCGGTCGGAGATGGGCCAGGGCGTGCGCACGTCGATGGCGATGATCGTCGCCGAGCAGATGGACGCCGACTGGAAGCACGTCGTCGTCGTTCAGGCGCCCGGAGACGGCGCTAAGTACGGAAGCCAGAGGACTTGGGGCAGCCAGAGCACGCTCTCGCAGTACGACCGATTGAGCGACATGGGCGCGGCTGCGCGCGTCATGCTCACTGCGGCTGCGGCAAAGAAGTGGGACGTCGAACCAGCGACCTGCCGGACCGACGCCTGCATCGTCTATCACGACGCAAGCGGCAGATCTGCCACGTACGGCGAACTGACAGAAGACGCTGCCAAGATGCCGATCCCCGAAGAGCCGAAGCTGAAGGACAAGTCCGAGTTCAAGATCATCGGACAGCCGCTGCTTCGGGTCGATAACCAGGACGTAGTCACCGGCAAAGCGATCTACACGCAGGACGTCCAGATCCCCGGCGCGGTCCACGCGGTCATCGAGCGGTGCCCCGCGTTCGGCGGCAAGCTGATCAGCTTCGACGACTCTGCGGCGCGCAAGGTCGATGGGGTTCTCGACGTCATCGAAGTTTCGAACGGCGTCGCAGTCATCGCAGAGCACACGTGGGCTGCGTTTCAGGGGCGCGACGCGCTCGACATAGAGTGGGATCTCGGTCCTAACGCAACGCTCGACTCAGCCGAGATCAACCGTCGGCTCCGTGCGGAAGTGAAAGAGCATCCGTCGGTGCCAGCTGGTTCCAAGCTCGTCGACGCGACCTATGATTTCCCTTATCTGGCGCACTTTACGATGGAGCCGCAGAACGCGATCGCAATCGTCAAGGCCGGCAGCTGCGAGATATGGGCTCCTTCACAAGCGCCCGATATGTTGCAACAAAACGTTTCGCGCTCGCTAGACCTTCCGATCGAGGCCGTAACGATCCATGTGCCTTTGCTGGGCGGAGGTTACGGCCGCAGAGGAAGAGGCGACTTTGCGATGGAGGCGGTCGAGGTCTCGAAGAAGATCGCCAAGCCGGTCAAGCTCCAGTGGTCGCGCGAAGACGACACGCGGCACGACTACTACCGCCCGCAGTCGCACCACTCTCTTCGCGGCGCGGTTTCAGCGGGCAGGCCCGTAGCTTGGAACCACCAGATGATCAAGGCTGGTGGTCGCGGTGGACGTGGGGGCGCGGCGCCGATTCCGTATGCGATCGAGGGCGCGAGCATGGTAACCGGCTCGGCTGCTTCGTCTGTGCCGACCGGCGCGTGGCGCGCGGTCGATCACGGCATGATCGGCCCGGCAGTCGAGTGCTTCATCGACGAAATGGCGGTCGCGGCAGGGAAGGACCCTTACGAGTTTCGCCGCGATAACTTGAGGGAGATGTTTAATCGGGACGGCACGAAGGACGAGCGGATGCTCAACATCCTCAATCTCGTCGCCGAGAAGTCAGATTGGGGCAAGTCGATGGGCGAGAACCGGGGACAGGGCATCGCGTGCTTTGACGGGTACGGCTGCCGAATCGCGCACGTTGTCGAGGTGACGATCAACGAGTACGACGAGATCAAGGTTGATCGCGTGACGATCGCTATCGATCCCGGTCTGGCGATCAATCCGAAAGGCGTCGAGGCGCAGTTGGAAGGGTGTTGCATAGACGCGATCTCGGCGACTCTTCTCGCGAAGATAACGATCCGGGATGGAGGCGTCGTCGAGGCCGATCCGAACGATTACCTGTGGGCACGGATGTACGACTCGCCAAAGATCGAAGTCCACATGATCAACGACACCGCGAGACCGGGCGGCATGGGAGAGACCGGTTTCCCGTCGATGCCGGCGGCGATTGCAAACGCTGTTTTCGCTGCGACCGGCAAGCGTGTTCGAAAGTTCCCGATCGTCCTGGACGAGCTAGTTTAG
- a CDS encoding (2Fe-2S)-binding protein, translating to MPVYKIKVNGVERTVTAVPDMPLLWVLRDKLNLTGSKFGCGVGACGACTVLIGGDEMRSCQFPIRLVGTDEVTTIEGLSEDGSHPMQKAFVEYDVPQCGFCQGAKILAAVALINRNPNATDEEIDGKLGGHICRCGTYQRMRDAIKAGAEEMR from the coding sequence ATGCCGGTTTACAAGATCAAAGTCAACGGTGTGGAACGGACGGTGACCGCCGTCCCGGACATGCCTCTTCTCTGGGTTCTGCGCGACAAGCTGAACCTCACTGGTTCGAAGTTCGGGTGCGGCGTGGGCGCGTGCGGCGCGTGCACCGTACTGATCGGCGGCGACGAGATGCGCAGTTGCCAGTTCCCGATTAGACTGGTCGGAACCGACGAGGTCACGACGATCGAGGGGCTTTCTGAAGACGGCTCTCACCCGATGCAGAAGGCGTTCGTCGAGTACGACGTGCCGCAGTGCGGATTCTGCCAAGGCGCAAAAATCCTCGCGGCAGTCGCACTGATCAACAGGAATCCCAACGCGACCGACGAAGAGATCGACGGAAAGCTCGGCGGGCACATCTGCAGGTGCGGGACGTATCAACGCATGCGCGATGCGATCAAGGCCGGGGCGGAGGAGATGAGATGA